From a region of the Salvelinus alpinus chromosome 2, SLU_Salpinus.1, whole genome shotgun sequence genome:
- the LOC139568341 gene encoding zinc finger protein 391-like, producing MAEPKSMESPGSGCGLPAQRSSQQGPEMVSVKLEDCSQTLELNVIVKEEEEETEIQEEVEERAVKEEEVERAVKEEEVEERTVKEEEQEEERAVKEEEVEERAVKEEEEENREVSAPDLEEEEEVDSITDPGESSNPGSDSEPSSTASGNHKQHRRRNSRQKHHHCMDCFTSFYDPEELKRHTCRPHPCSDCKGSFICPTHLKSKPTKKRKTHPCGQCGKSFQTPSKLKIHQRTHTGEKPFHCSVCGKSFSLSQNLNRHQITHTGKKPFLCSQCGKSFSHSSTLKTHQLIHTGEKHHHCSQCGKGFSRAGDLTRHQFTHTGNKLFHCSQCGNGFSRVAALKVHQQTHTGDKPYHCTVCGMSFSLLQTLNRHQLTHTREKPNHCSEYGKGFGHSSNLTTYLLK from the exons ATGGCTGAACCCAAGTCCATGGAGTCCCCAGGTTCTGGCTGTGGCCTTCCAGCCCAGAGAAGTTCACAGCAGGGTCCAGAGATGGTGtcagtgaagctggaagactgcagtcaaacactggaacTCAATGTGATTGtcaaagaggaagaagaggagacagaaatccaagaagaggtggaggagagggcagTCAaagaagaagaggtggagagagcaGTCAAAGAAGAAGAAGTGGAGGAGAGAACAGTCaaagaagaagaacaagaagaggagagggcagtcaaagaagaagaggtggaggagagagcagtcaaagaagaagaagaggagaacagGGAAGTGTCTGCTCCAGatctagaggaagaggaagaagtagATAGTATCACTGACCCAG GAGAGAGCTCCAACCCAGGTTCAGACAGTGAGCCCAGTTCCACAGCATCAGGAAACCATAAACAACACAGACGGAGAAACTCAAGACAGAAACATCATCACTGCATGGACTGCTTCACTAGCTTCTATGATCCAGAGGAGTTGAAAAGGCACACTTGTAGGCCCCACCCCTGTTCAGATTGCAAAGGCAGTTTTATTTGTCCAACTCACCTCAAATCGAAACCGACAAAAAAAAGAAAGACACACCCATGTggtcaatgtggaaagagttttcaGACCCCAAGCAAACTAAAAATACACCAGCGAACTCACACGGGGGAGAAACCTTTCCATTGCTCTgtttgtgggaagagtttttctctTTCACAGAACTTAAATAGACACCAAATAACTCACACAGGAAAGAAGCCTTTCCTCTGctctcagtgtgggaagagtttcagtCATTCATCAACTCTGAAGACACACCAGctaattcacacaggagagaagcatcaccactgctctcagtgtggaaagGGTTTCAGTCGGGCAGGAGACCTAACGAGACACCAGTTCACTCACACAGGAAATAAGCTTTTCCACTGCTCTCAGTGTGGGAATGGTTTCAGTCGAGTAGCAGCCCTGAAGGTACACCAGCAAACTCACACCGGAGATAAGCCTTACCACTGCACTGTTTGTGGGATGAGTTTTTCCCTTTTACAAACCCTAAATAGACACCAGCTTACGCACACAAGAGAGAAGCCTAATCACTGCTCTGAGTATGGGAAAGGTTTCGGTCACTCATCAAATCTGACGACATACCTGTTAAAGTGA